The Zea mays cultivar B73 chromosome 7, Zm-B73-REFERENCE-NAM-5.0, whole genome shotgun sequence DNA segment TATGGTCTCAAACGACAAGTAAAAGTGACAGGAGGCAGTATATTAGTATTCAAAAGATCACATTATTGTCAGCAAGGGAACAAAATAACAACATATTTAGAAGCATACCAAAAAAACTAGAATATATACGATCATGTACTTGCAAACACGAATATTCTTTTTtgccatagatccatcttatattCCAATCTTATGGCAAATTAACTTCACTTGAATAAGTTGCACACCTTAGATTCCATTTTAATCTTTCTCTGACTTTAATAATACTACCTGCAAGAAACTAACCTGAATTGGGTAAGACTCCTGCAAGGCAGCCTTGTATAACAGATGAACAAATTGATTTCTTTAAAAATCATGCTTGCCATTTTTTTGCTACTCAAACTGTATTGATCAAATCCACTATGGTGTCTAATCAAGCAATTCTTAAAGAGTCAAGCTGCTTCTCTAGCCTCAACTCTGTGGGATCATTCAGCGCACCACTTACAGCTTTTTCCCATCCACTTGGCACCAAAGCATTCACCTTCGCTAGTCGGCACAACACTGACTCTAGCAATACCACATCTCCTTCCTTCTCAATCCCCTGGACAAACTTCTGTGCACCATCGTTGCTTGGCGCAAAACCCTTGAAAACCATCTCATCCAAAACCTGGTTTGCTTCAAGAAACTCCTCAGCAGCACACATCCCATCAAAGAGCATTCTGTAGGTCACCACATCTGGATGGCACCCCTGCCTTGGCATATCCTCAACCAATTCATGTGCATCCCGCCACCGGCCCAGCTTGCACAACCCTGCAACTAATGTATTATAGCTCACCGCATCCGCCTTGCACCCATTCTTCTGCATATCGTCAAGCACAGCGAACGCAGCAGCAAGATCCTTCTCATCCTCACAAAAGCCTGCGAGCATGGCATTGTACACCACCGTATCAGCCACAACCCCACTCCCCTTCATCTCCTCCAGCAATCCAACTACCGCACCTTTTCGCCCTACCTGGAACAACGCCCGTACAAGCGTCGCATACACAGCAGAATCCAGCACAAGATCTGCCTTCCCTGCCATCTCTTCCTTGAGCGCCACCGCAGCATCCACATCCCCTTTCTCACAGAGCCCCTTGATCAGACTTGTATACACATACACGTTCGGCAACACGTGGTACTGCCGGACCATCACTTCCTTCACCTCGAACGCGCCTTCCAGCTGGCCAGCAGCGCACAGCGCGGCGACGAGGGTGCCGAAAGTGACTACAGTCGGCGCGATGCCCCGTCGCAGCATTTCGTCGAACATGTGGCGCGCGTGGGCAAGGGAGCCGGACGCAGCCGCTGCCCGCATGAGAATGTTATAGGTGCACGCGTCCGGCGGGGTCCCAGCGTCACGGCAGACGGCGAGGAGGTCGCGGAGGGGAGCGCGGCAGGCGAGCAGGGCGTGGAGGAGGGCGTTGAGAGCCCTGGCGGTGCGGGGCCCAGGGAAGGCCGGGTGCGCGAAGGcgcggcgcgcggcggcggggagGCGGGCGCGGCCGTAGGCGGAGACGACGCGGCAGAGGAGCTGCTCGCGGGGCCGGGGACCCGAGGAGGAGGCCAGGCGCGAGAGGATGGACTCCATGGCCGGGaagaggcgcgcggcggcgagcCTGGAGATGATGAGGTCGTAGCAGCGGAGGGAATAGCGGAACGGGGTGGCGGATGCGGGAGGGTTGAGGAAGAGGCGGAGCGCGGCGGCGGGGTCCGGCTCGCGGCGGAGGGCCGCGGCGAGGTGGTACGACGAGAACTTGTTGCCCGCCATGGCGGCGTCTCGTACGTGTTACTTACTGGACAAGGCAGTGACCGTTGATGTACATGCAGGCCATCGACGTCGATGGAGTTATGCGGAGGATGATGGGTCGTCTGAGGCACAAAGAAACCTTCTGAGAACAGAAATGGCACTCTGATCCAGCGACGTGATGCTGTCCAAGTTCTGTATTCACAGTCGACGAAATGGGAGAAGGTTCCAGTGCCACGATGGGATTGCATATGGACAGAGCACCCCCACCAGACGTGCTGGGTTCTCTTGTTCAGTTCCCATTGCGGCCATGCCGACTGTGAGAATGACACTGATCTGGCTCTGCTGTTGTTTCGGAACTCGGATGAAGCTGGAATTTGGACCCTCGATCGCTAGTTGTTGTTGAAGGCGGCAGTGGCATTGAAGTCGGGCGACCGATCGGTTGGTACGGGGTCTCCATGGATTGGGATTGCGGTTTGGATCGTGATCAAGCCTTAACCTAGCCCCATGCTCCCATGTGCTTATGTTGTGGTACACCTGTGTTAACTGCTCCAGCTACGGTTGTGTTGAATGATTGATCAGTCCTTCGGGACGGCTGTACATCCTAGTTATTGCCGTCGCCGGGGTGGTCACGCATCCTGGAGTTTATTGGGATGTAGGGTGGCCCTATGCTTGCCGCGGCTTCCGATTAGAGCAAGTACAGTAAGGTGGCCCTAAGTCTGTGTGCAGCCAATGCGACGGGCCTCTCACTCCCCTAACACTGTATATGTTTAGCGTAACGAGAGGGGCGCAGGGGACACCCCTAAAGCCTCTCCTACAAGCAACAGTGTTAGCGCTGAGAACAGTGCTTCGCCAGATCCAAACACCGGCTTGTACTGTTCAATTAATTGTTAGTAGAAGAAAAATTGATAGTAGATGGAAGTAGGTGTAGTAAATGttattttatggttgtagtggAGTATAGGGAAAGTATTTAGGGGAAACTGCTGCGGAAGATGAAAAAGCAGAGGatgaaatgttgatgatgtgaccaaaaaagtgatataggggtagAAATTTAGAGAAAACCGCTGCGGATAGCCTAACACTGACCAGATAGCCTCTAAACAGCTCCATATATCATTCGAATTCTAGGTAGCAGGGTGAGAACACGGAACATAGgagagaagaaaatgaagaaaatgGGTGCTCGTGAGGAGCCTGACTCCGTCACATTCTACGAGAAGCAAGAGTGACTCCATCACATTCTAGAGAAGTAAGAGTCTGTTGTGGGAGTTAAGGCTGACCTTTTCTTTTTTCAGCCAATCCAAATCATTCCTTTCCAACTTAGAGTCACATAAAAATAAGGTTACTATATATGTTCGTTTTATAGTTGGCTTTTGATGATGTGGCAAGACCATAAAGCCTTCAGTTGGTTCTTCTATTAACCTTGTTCTTATTGACTTTCTTCGCGTGTAAGAACTCGTTTGACGCGTCAGATTTTTTGTCAAGTTGAGGTCTTGTTTGGTTTTCACGGATTAGGGGGCTGAAATGAATCCTACCCTGATTGCTTCGGTAACTTATATAAGTTTTGATGAGCTAAAATGAATCCGACGAACGAAAGGAATTAAAAAAGGGAGAGAATAGAAGACAGAGAAGAAACTACTACTAATTATTTAGTCAGCTTATAATTGACTGCAACACAGATTCTAAACATGTGATGAGAGAACGGGAGTATTAAATGTGATGAATATATAGTTAGTTGTAAAGGACATTCCAATGGATTACGGCTAGCTAAACCACTAGCCTTGCTCTTAGGAGGGATCCGCTTATGCGGCTCCACCTAGATAATTTGCCTTGATAAGATAAGATGTCTAGAAGGACTCAGTTTAGGACTCAATGGTAGAAAAAAGAGAGAgggttgtaaggaaaatggaccccgggccttttggctaattgagttttggtgtttgatgaacaacacaatccgtgaactaataaggtttctagtgtttgtgtttgtagttcacaggatgcgaagaggattggaccaaggcaatgaggatgcaacacctcaaatgaagacataaaaagatgcatagaagtccaagactcaagaacaaaagaagcccatagaaatcagcaaagaaacctgagaagagggctgtcagccagcgcctggtggcgcaccggacagtgcacagtacctgtccggtgtgcaccggactgtccggtgggacaaccggacggtctgcgcagagaggccgcaggtaggcgctctcgggctgtagcaccggactgtccggtgtgcaccggactgtccggtgtgccaacgggcagacgacaacggtcgaattcaacggtcggatccaacggtcgactgctacagacgccaacggtcggctgacataggcgcaccggacatctactgttcagtgtccggtggtgcaccggactgtccggtgcacccgacgacagaaagctgctgctttctgtccaacggctagttgagggtgtggaggctataaataccaccccaaccggccattctcaagtgtgagagcccaagcaacattcccatacacatagtgcatatttccaagtgctcaaacacccaagtgcttaatagaatcactcggtgattagcgtaggtgctttgcgaagtgcttaggttagttagaccgctttagcgcttgctctaggtgaatcctagttagtagagtgagtttagataaacctcacaacccctcggctcttgcgcgagccgttgtaattgtaccgagtggggcgagagtcttgcgagaccgtgacaaccgtgtttgtgtcacggccgccaccgtgtaccggagggaacgaggcccgcggcgtttcggccggaagctcgatagtggagacggcggggagcgtccgagaggagccggaagcggagcaccacttgcgcgtggagaaggcccgcggctctctacggagttactcgaccgaggtgcttggccctcgcgtgggcttccctttgcgtaggggcaccaacgaggattagtcgggaccttgcgcggttccggatacctcggtaaaaataccggcgtcatccacgagagtttgcttctctacttagctctttacactccgcatttatattaagcatttaagtttcaatcttgttgtcatacttatttagtgtagattgaaacttagcctttgcggtagagatagcaacacttagacaaaacctagtttgcacattctagttttgattcttgcataggttttgctctagggattttattgtggcctagtttagtaaaagtttaagaaatcctaattcacccccccccccctcttaggcgtcacccgtttccttcaattggtatcagagccggtttggctcatttgaaacgctttagcttcaccgctaaaaagagccgacgctttttagaggaagggatggatacccataggccaccacacttcgacggcactaacttcccatattatagtgctagaatggcttgttacctagaggccgttgatctaggtgtttggagagtcactcgtgacgggatgaaacccctcaagaatcccgagaaacccaccacgagtgaagaaaaagaaattcatttaaatgctagagccaaaaattgcttgtatgaatctcttagcatggatattttcaatcaagtatttaccctgaaaactgctaatgagatttggctaaaattgcatgagctccatgacggcacatccaatgtccgtgagcaaaaacattgcctagtcttaaatgagtataattcttttgctatgaaagatgatgagcttgttagagacatgtattctcgcttgaatctaattatcaatgagctcaattctattggcattaataagctaggtgatgcggacattgtgaggaagattatctccctgctaccacaacaaag contains these protein-coding regions:
- the LOC100285499 gene encoding rf1 protein, with product MAGNKFSSYHLAAALRREPDPAAALRLFLNPPASATPFRYSLRCYDLIISRLAAARLFPAMESILSRLASSSGPRPREQLLCRVVSAYGRARLPAAARRAFAHPAFPGPRTARALNALLHALLACRAPLRDLLAVCRDAGTPPDACTYNILMRAAAASGSLAHARHMFDEMLRRGIAPTVVTFGTLVAALCAAGQLEGAFEVKEVMVRQYHVLPNVYVYTSLIKGLCEKGDVDAAVALKEEMAGKADLVLDSAVYATLVRALFQVGRKGAVVGLLEEMKGSGVVADTVVYNAMLAGFCEDEKDLAAAFAVLDDMQKNGCKADAVSYNTLVAGLCKLGRWRDAHELVEDMPRQGCHPDVVTYRMLFDGMCAAEEFLEANQVLDEMVFKGFAPSNDGAQKFVQGIEKEGDVVLLESVLCRLAKVNALVPSGWEKAVSGALNDPTELRLEKQLDSLRIA